From Pan troglodytes isolate AG18354 chromosome 1, NHGRI_mPanTro3-v2.0_pri, whole genome shotgun sequence:
TGAAAAGGTGGAGAGAATAGGATTCACGTGGGGGTCTGGGGAAGGAAGGAGCCTCAAATGTGATTAGTGGAGACAGCTCGATAACCCAGAAGGGGCGGTAGCATTTAGAAGCATTCAATGAATTGGTAGCAGCCATTTCAATGAGTATCTGTTGCAGTCAGCTGACTGTTtagtaaaactttaaaatagaCCCTGCCCCTTCTCTTGACACCTATAGGAGACACTTTGAGACTCCGAACAATTCTGGAAGCAATACAGAAGCACATTCATTCTTCCTCCCTCATCTTCAAACTGGCCCAAGATGCATTCAAGATTGCTACTCCCACTGACAGTAGTACTGACAGCACCCTGCTCAACGTTGCCCTGGAACTTGGGTTACAGGTATGGAGGAAGAGTAAGCCATCCACAGTTTAGACCTCTGACCTAGTGACAATTGGCAGAAGATAAGATCTCTGGGAGACTGGGCATAGGCCAAATCTGGCTCTTCCTTTGGGCCCAGAACACAAGTTCTAGGCTAGGGAAAAGGCAAGGATTTCATAAATTGGGCTCCACTTTTAAGTTAAGGCCAGAAGCAAGATAAAGCTTTAGGCTCCCTGGGGTCCCTATCTTCTCTCTACCTCCCCATTTCTACAAGTCAAGCAAGGTATGATAATAAGGACTTTGCTGCAGATCATCAGAGAAGCTTCCTATCTGATTGGTGGGAGGGCTGGGAAAGAAATTaactatattttatgtttatcagCGGAGAGACCACTGTTTAAAGCACCAGAAAATATTTGTCACGTAAATGAatgcaaggggagggagaggtcACAACAGTTAGGCATAGCCCACTGGAAAGGCCTCTTTTGTGCCCAGGTGATGCGGATGACCTTATCAACCCTTAACTGGAGACGCAGGGAGATGGTACGATGGTTGGTGACCTGTGCTACAGAAGTGGGTGAGTCTCCCACCTCCCTCTACCCCCAGGGGAAAGGAGTTTCTAGGCCCTACTCTTGGGACAGGACAATCAATCCTTAGAGCTCTCATATTCCTATGAGATCTTAGGCCCATCAGGAGATGGCCTAAGAAAGGATGGGGCGCTGGTAGGAGAAGGTGGCCTCTGTTCAGCCAGCCCAAGCCCTGTCTTCACTGCTTGAACCATATCCTGATGTCAGCAGCCCTTGATCCTCTCATCAGAGACATGTCTAAGAGAATGAATTTTCAGTTGCTACTCAAGTGCTCCCTTGGGAGGTAGTGGGCCCAGTGGTTTGGTCCCCATCCCTGTGCATGCTTGTAAAAAACTCCAGACAACTTAGAGGCTCAGGACCCTTTCTAAAGCCCAAAGCCCCAGCACAAGACTCTACCCTGAGAGGCCCCACTTCAGCTAGAACCCCTGGCAGATCTGTAACCCATGCCTCAGGGCAAGCAAACCCCAGGCTCTACTGTCCCATCCTTGTGAGGGGCTAAGAGCACCTGCAGAAACCTTCAACTCTCTGACCTGGGGAAAGAAGGGATAGGAAGAGACCCCAAACAGGGTCTGGCCATCTGGGATGCTCCCCTTGCCCTGGTTTGCCTCATATCATCTCAAGGTTGCTGAGGAGGAAGAATTCATCTCTGCAGGCCAAGTTCAAACCCCAAATGGTAATCTGGGTAGACCTGAATCAGGACCCAGATGGCCACGGCTGAGCTCAGGCTCTCCCTGACAGGTGTGCGGGCCCTGGTGAGCATCTTGCAGAGCTGGTACACACTCTTCACCCCTACTGAGGCTACTAGTATTGTAGCTGCCACAGCCGTATCCCACACCACTATCCTGCGCCTCAGTCTTGACTATCCACAGCGGGAGGAACTGGCTAGCTGTGCTCGCACACTGGCCCTACAGTGTGCTATGAAGGATCCACAGAGCTGTGCCCTGTCAGCCCTTACACTCTGTGAGAAAGACCACATCGCCTTTGAGGCAGCCTACCAGATTGCCATtgatgctgctgctggtggtaTGACCCATTCACAGCTGTTCACCATCGCCCGCTACATGGAGCTCCGTGGCTACCCGCTACGTGCCTTCAAGCTGGCCTCATTGGCCATGAGCCATCTTAACCTGGCCTACAACCAGGATACTCACCCAGCCATCAATGATGTGCTCTGGGCTTGTGCTCTCAGCCACTCTCTGGGCAAGAATGAGCTGGCAGCTCTCATCCCCCTGGTGGTGAAGAGTGTGCACTGTGCCACAGTGCTTTCAGACATCTTACGACGCTGCACAgtgactgcacctggcctggccgGCATCCCAGGCCGCCGAAGCTCTGGAAAGCTCATGTCCACTGACAAAGCTCCATTGCGCCAGTTGCTGGATGCCACCATCAATGCCTATATCAACACTACACACTCACGCCTAACACACATCAGCCCTCGCCACTATGGAGAGTTCATTGAGTTTCTAAGCAAGGCTCGGGAGACCTTCCTGCTGCCCCAGGATGGCCACCTGCAGTTTGCCCAGTTCATCGACAACCTCAAACAGATCTACAAAGGCAAGAAAAAGTTGATGCTGCTGGTGCGAGAGCGCTTTGGCTGAGAGAGCAGATAGCTCACCGCCAGAGCAGCCTGGGTTCCCAGGTAGTATCAGGTCAGGCCCAGGGCACTGAAACATTTGTCTACCCTGAGAGAACTCTGAGCACCTGTGGATGAGGCCAAAGGACCACAGGGCTAAGGATGGGGAAAGTCCAACTCTAGTCGATAATGCCTACCTTGGCAAGCTTCTGACTACAGCCTACTGTTCATGGAGGAGCTGGGCCCTGCAGATCGACCAGAAACCCCACAACATGCCACCTCATGCCCCTATATCCTGCGTGTCCTGAGCATTGGCCCTGTCTCCGTTGGCAAACACAGAACACTGTTCCATCTCAGGGATTGCTTAACCAGCGAAACAGACACATTTGTGGGACTGTAAATACTATATGTGTTGCTAATTATTGTAAACTTGTAACTATTTATAATTCTGCTTCTGATTTGATGGGCACTTGAAGTAGCTGTGGGTAGGAGGATATGCTTATTTTCTGAGGAGACTCACAACCATTTCTCAGGTTTCCCTTGCAGAGTGTTTGCTGGTAGCAGTGGAAGAGTGGGGGTGCCAAGGAGAAAAATGGCCAGTTAGGATCAACCCAAGTCTAGTCTATGCAGAATCCCCCACCTACAGACAGGGCATTTATAGTCCAGTGGTGAGTGAGGGACAGAGGTCAGGACTGGACTTAGACTTTTGCCTCACAAAACTGTGAGGACATTGAAGCTCCTGCCTCACACAGCCTCTTCAGGAGCCTGCTGAACACCTGAGAAACAAGTGCAGGGAGAAGATGAAGGTCTGGGAAGCCGCTGAGTTCATAATATTCATCTACTGTGGTCACCTTTGTGTTAGCAAATGTGTGGTTTCAtctataattgtgtgtgtgtatctttatggCTaagtacatgtgtgtatgtgcatagaTACATCTGTGCATGCCTGTttgtgcacatatatatttatgtgtatgtgtcaGTTCTATGGCTGTGTACCTGTTTGAATATGTGCACACTGGACTGTGAGTTTCTACGTGAGGATATACACATTTTGTGTACATGTGAGGATGCACATCTTTGTGCAAATGCACTCATGTTTGTGCATGTTTAGTATGTGTATCTGCATACACGAgtgcatgtgtataaacatgtttgtATCCATGTGTATGCTTGTTATCCATGCATCTGTGTCTTTATATGTGTAACTGAGCGTATTTCTACATGTAGGGATGTCTGTGTATTCATGTTTGAGGATCTGCATCAATGTGTCCTTTTTGCCAGATTTCTCTTTCCCATTCCTCTTAAATCTCTCTCGCCAGCTAAACGTTTGTTCCCCATCTCTGTGCCTCCTCTATTCATTCTCTCACCAAACAAGCTTCTAAGCACCAATCTCCCTCTGCCATCAGATTGGCTGCTTTAGCTCCACAGTTCTCTTCTCGCCTCATACTTGCTTTCTTCCCCTGCCTTTCTACCTCAAGCTTCCTCGCCAGCTTTTGTCACAGTCTCATTGCTCGCTGACTTGGAGGCTAGGGCTGGTCTGCACTTAGCCTCTCCCTTCCTAATTTCTAGCCCTAGTGGGCAGTCCTGTCTTAGCCCTGGCTGACTTCCATAGTGTATCATGTTCCTGCTACCTTCCTGACCCCTGTGCTCAGCCTGGAATTGTTATAGGAGGTAGCAAGGGCACTCAGAAAAGTCAGTTGGAACCAGTGTCTTGGTGTTTACTGTTTCATGTCTTAGTTCCTGAGTTGGGGGTGGGGTTTGATAGGGAAGGGGTGGTATAGCTAGAATGTGAACTAAGAACTTCTCCATctgctttactttttctttcttcgaCAAACTGTCACCTTTTTTACTCCAAACTGACCAAGAAGTTGTATTTGCCATTTGTGGCTACTCAAGTCTTACTGTCCAGCCAAGGGCCCCTACGTCTCAGCCCAATGGgttggttaaaaaaaagagagaagccacTCTCATTTCTGTATCACAGTTGCCCTTTTTTAGCAAGTGTGTGaattcacagtgcttttctatgaATAAATCATGGATCACATAAAAGATCATTTTTCTAAAAGCAGAAATTGTGTTCTCTCACTAAATGAAACCCATCTCTCCTTTCTGCATTGCCCTGGCTGGGCCAGGGAGCTGGTTCAGCCTACAGCACAGTGGGTGCCTAGTGGTCTAAGGAGATGCagaatgacagataaagaatttcTTGCCATACCAGACCCTTCCCCAGGGCTTACAGACACCTCAGAGCCTTGTCCTGGGAAGCAGGTACCACCAGGAAGGGTGGAATAACCAAGATCTTGAGAAAATTAAAGGGGATGCTCAGAAAAGAATATAAAGCAACCTTGAGTTGCCAGAGGGTCTTTTGGTTTCAGAGGACTTCTTGCTTTGGTGATGATGGACTTGTCTAAAGCTCCAATCCTAAGCAACCTAGCTCTAAGCTTTGATGTCCTCTATATATTTTGGTGTCAAAGCTGAGGGTCCCTCAGCTTCTCCCTGCTCGCCTAGACTCCATCTTCTTCCCCATGCCTCTCTGAAGTGTTCTAACCCCTTCTGTGCCCCTTTTTGATGTAtacttcccttcctccccagacATAAAGCCCTATCAATTTGGCCTTTGTATGTTGTGAGGACCCCACCCGTTTTTCTGCAAATGTCACAACCTGAACTGCTAGGAAAGCTCTACCCTACCCCATGTAGTTCTGGGACTTAGGTATCTGAGAGTAAGATGGGAATGAGAATCCTTAAGTGCTATAGTACATATTCACTGATACCTAACCCCCATGACTTGTGAAGAGGATATAGAGAGGGTTCCCAGGGAAGGAGCAGAGGCTAAGAAGAACTGAGGATATGGGCACAATCTTTCACAAACAAAACTACACAATAGTTAAACTCCGAAACTTTTATTGTCCTGGAAACGATCAATCATCTGTGTTAGTGGTACTTGAGGGTAAAGGTATACACTCAGTTCTGTCGAAGCAGACGTGAGTGTTTATGCACAGCATCCACAAAGGCGCCCACATGTTCTGGGTCCATGTCAGGATAAAGCCCATGGCCCAGGTTGGCAATGTAGCGATGTGGTCCAAAGTCATCCAGCATCTGCTTCACCAACTGCCCGATCTCCTCCTGGGGGACCAACAGGGCACTGGCTACAGGAGGACCAGCAAGCCTTTGTCTTCCCTATATATACTAGTGACAAACGCATATGTAGGCATGCTTCTCCTCAGTGTTATTCAGTCATTCAATAAAATTTATCAGATCCCTAGTATGGACCCAGGCATGAAGCATAAACACAaatgaacaacagcaacaaaaagtcCGGTCTTTCTAGGGCTTATGTTGTACATACAGAGTAGAAGAAAAGGACAGACAGACATTAAAAACAAGTGCACACAGAATAATACAACCACAGCCACAGGAGTGCACAGtaacagacacacagaggggCCCTGGCTGTTACCTCGGATGCATACAAGGCACAGGGGTCCAGGTTGCCCTGCAATGTCACCGTCTTCCCCACACACTCCCTGGAAGCAAAGCCAGCGCCACGTTCTGGTAACTGCATACATGGCAGCTCCCCCAGCCAACACCCCCACCTCAACCTCAAGGCCTCACCCTTCCATGGCTTACCGGGCTTTCTTTGGGGCCACTGTCCAGTCAAGCCCAACCACCTCATAGCCAGCTTGGGCCAGCTCCTCCAGGGCAAAATGCCCATCCTTAGCAAAGATGATCTAGAAAAAAGCAGATCTCAGGCTACAGAGGGCCTTGCTACAACCACTAATCTTTCTTGACTGTACTTCTGCTGCCCTCCAGTGGTCACTCCAGTCCATGCAGGACTTAGCCTGAAAGCTCCACAGGACCACCTTCGCTCAACCCATCCCAATCCTCACCATGGGCACTGGTGCCAGGCCTGCCTCCCGCAACCTGGCCTTCACTTGCTTGGCCACATCACGGATGTAAGGCAGTGCAAACTTGTTGAAGAGCTGTGGGCCAAGATGCCCTGCATGGGACTCAAACAGCTGCAATGCCTAGTTAGGGTATggtgaagaaaaatatgtaacaCACAAAGAGGAGGTTTCCCCCACATACAAAATCCACCTCAATTTTCCCCAAATGACTTCAATCCCTGATACTGCCTGACCCTATAAAcccagtaattaaaaaaaaaaaatttactttcctCAGATCCCAGCACTAACTTTGGTGTCTGAATACTTAGAGCATTAAGCCCCACTGTCAGTGTCAGGATGGGCTTGGCTGCTCAGCTAGATCACTGGAGGCCAAGGTTCTTTCATCCCTGGCATTAAGACCCCTGCCCTCTCAGGTTTAGGACACTCTTGCTTCTGGTCCTTACAGACCAAATCCCagcctatttctctctctctcaggactCACCTGGGCACCAGCCGCCACTTGTCCTACCAGATATGGGACCAGAGCATCGGTGAGGATGCGAAGCAGCTGGTGACTAGCCTGAGGTCTCTGATAGAGCCAGCGCTTGGCCTGAGCCATGGTGCTTGAGCCACCACCCTCAACCATGTATGTCATCAGGGTCCACTAGAGAAGGATAGAAAGATGGTGTCACAGAAGCCAGACTGACCCTTCCTTTTGTCTACCCCAGACCTTCCAGAGTGATCTCCCCGCGCCCCGAGTCCCTGCCCTGTCCCACATTACTGGGGCACCAGCAAAGCCAATCAGCGGCACACGTCCAGCCAGTCGTTGTCGGGTAAGGGTGATGGCTTGGAACACATAGCCTAGCTCAGAGGCTACCACTTCTGGATCCCGTAGGCGTTCTAGGTCCTGCTCTTCTCTTAATGGCTCTGGGAAGCTGGGTCCTTTGCCAGGTACCATGGTCACCTCCATGCCCAGTGCCTGGAGGGGGAGAAAACATCTGGGTTCCCAAAATGGAATCCAGGAGGAAAGGTTCTGTTCAGCTCATtccaggaggaaggaaaaggagaataaAACTCTGCCAAACTCCATTTCTTTCAACCTTAGTTTTTCCCTCGATCCAGTTAGGATAAGTGCTTATTGTAAACCTTGACTGGACTGATAGAAGGATTTTCAAGGCGTCCTTGGATTATATTCTAGGATCAGGTTTGAGTGGGTACCTGGGGTACAACAAGGATGTCGGAGAAAATGATGGCAGCATCCAGAGGGAATCGACGCAGTGGCTGTAGGAAACAGGAGACAGGTTGCTAGGTGGCAGACTGAAGGCATAAATCTTTCCCTCTTTTGTGGACCCCTCACCTGCAGAGTCAGTTCACAGCAGGCCTCAGGAGAGCGACACGTGCTGAAAAAGTCCTGGGCAGCCCGGGTTTCCCTAAACTCTGCATACAGAGGGAAGACAGGGCTCAGCCTTGAGGCCCTCCAGAGCCCTCCCCTGCCCCTTGAAAACTTTTCTCCCTCCGGAGTTTTATCTAGATTTCCAGATCCTGACTCTTACCTGGTAAGTAACGGCCTGCCTGGCGCATGCACCAAACGGGAGTGTAGTCTGTTTCCTCTCCCCAGGCTGCTCGCAGGAATGTGTCATTCTTCAGCTCCGGAAAACCCTGAGGTCTGGCgatcaggtgggggtgggggtaggtgtCAGTATGCTACGCTGGAGGCTGGGGAAAGCGCGGGTTCATAAGGCCGATTCAGTCCAGGACCGCTATCTACCCCCTCCAGGCCAGCTCCCAAACCCTGGCTTTCCGCCCGTTCCGCCTCCTCTCTGCCTATCAGGTGGTGCACAAACTCCAGAAGGGCCCGCCCTGGGGCCTCTTCCCTCCACTTAGTCTCTACTCTTCCAAGCTCGAAGCAACCAGAGGGACTGGGGGGAGGGAATGAAGGCCCACTAAGGATAGTTTGGGGGTCTTCGAACTAGTGAGCCTCAGAAACGGGAATGTCACTGGGCTGGTTCAGGGGCTGAGAAATCCCCAGGCTGGGGGATAAAGAGGGATCAGAGTTGATGGTCCCAGAATAGAGATCCTGGTTGGAAATCCTGAGGCATCCCTTGAATTAAGGCCCTGGGATGAACGTCTCAAAAATCCATGGTTTTAGGATTCAGGATCCCAGCTAACGGAGTTCAGGTTGGGAGGTCTCCAGGGTGGGGAAAGGGGAGTACAGGGATAGAGTCCTGAGTTGGAAGACTCAAATTAGAAGCCCGGCTAGCCACACCGCGTGCTCTGGAGAACTCACCCCAACCCATTCGCTTCCATGGTCAGCTGTCTGTAACTGCGAGCTCAATCCGCAATTTAACCTGAATCTGAGCCTGCCCCCCAGTCCAGGCTCCGCCCCTTTCTGTAGGGAACCAAGGGCGTCGCCATGTTGAAGATCACATGATCGGACTCCAGCGACAGCTCCAGGGCTGCCCTGGCTGCTGCCCGTAGGACCCCTACCTTTTTTCACCGTAAAGTTCGCTGTAGCGACGCAACAACAAAGGCCCAAAAGAAAACTCCGCTGTAAATGTATCTTAGGGTGACATGAGGAATTTGTTCTCATCTGACAGTCTGGGTATCCGGAGGCTTGGCGCAAGTCCCACTCATGATACCAACAGTCTTATCCAGCCAGGTCCATACTATAGCCTGGACCTATAGTAGGTGCAGAGGTTAGCTCTGCTCAAGACAGCCCCGGCCTTTAAGGAGCTACAAGACTGGGGAAACAGAAATCAGCAATcacattaaaatgaataatgaTCTCCAGTGTCCTTGGGATTAGGAGTGACAAACAGAATCAACCCTAATGACTCAAGACTCCTGTCAGTGGCAGGGGAAGGGGCCATTGTCTCAAACACTTTAGTCACACCACCCATAGGATAGGGAGTCCAGCAGATTCGCTGGGAGTGGGAGGAAAAACAGCAGGCCGAAGAATCAGAAAAATGACTGTTGGCAATGACCCAGGCTAGCTAGAATGGTGACTTGAATGAGGGTAGTAGCAGTAGAGATAAAATGGTAGTCACAAGGAAATGGAGAGAGGGAGATTGATCAGGTAGCAATCACCAATCTTGGGTTTGGTCGGCTGGGTTAGGGTGGCACAGAGATAAGTAATATGGTTGAGTGTGGGAGTACACAGTGCAATACAGTGAGAGCTGGGGTGCGCTTAGTCCAGAACATACGGCAAAGGCTGGCCAAAGGCGGGGAAGGGCGTGGTGGGAAGCTCTGTCGGCGGTCGCGCCAGCTGTTCCCCGGGCAGGGTCGCCTCTAGGCGCTCACCTCCGCCACTTCGCCATGGCGGGTCCTGGCCCGGGCGCGGTGCTGGAGTCCCCCCGGCAGCTGCTGGGCCGCGTGCGCTTCTTGGCAGAGGCCGCGCGGAGCCTCCGCGCCGGGCGGCCGCTGCCGGCAGCGCTGGCTTTCGTGCCGCGAGAGGTGCTCTACAAGCTTTACAAGGACCCAGCGGGACCGTCGCGCGTGCTTCTGCCGGTGTGGGAGGCAGAGGGCCTGGGGCTGCGTGTGGGCGCCGCAGGCCCAGCCCCCGGTACCGGCTCCGGGCCCCTCCGCGCCGCCCGCGACGGCATTGAGCTCCGGCGCGGCGCCTGCGTGCGCACCACGGGCGAGGAGCTGTGCAACGGCCACGGGCTCTGGGTGAAGCTGACAAAGGTGCGCTCTTCCCTGCCCAGGACCCGGTAAAAGACCCCCGGGGCCAGAGAAACCTCTGGCTCTTTGCCTTTCCTCCCCTGTATTGAGTTGGCATTGCGTTCGGCGCCCTTTGCCCTGGGCTGGGCACGACAGGCGGCTGGGCAGTTCCCTGACGGCTGTCCCCATCCTACGCGTCCCGGCAGGAGCAGCTGGCAGAGCACCTGGGCGACTGCGGGCTGCAGGAAGGCTGGCTGCTGGTGTGCCGCCCGGCGGAGGGCGGAGCCCGCCTGGTACCCATCGACACTCCCAACCACCTCCAGCGGCAGCAGCAGCTCTTTGGCGTGGATTATCGGCCGGTGCTCAGGTACTGCACTTGAAGGAGCGGGGCTGGCTGTCAGAAGGCCGGGCCAGGAGGGCTTGGGAACACTTCAGCCACAGCCTGGGGTGGGTGGGATACTGGAGCGGAGGCAGGGTTAAGAACAGAAAGGGGCGGGACGTGAAGGGGGCTCGGGTGGAGACTGGGAGATAGAGCCCTGAAAAAGGCTACACGGCATGGAGGTAGTGTCTTGCTGACCGCTGATGTCTCCCCATCCCACTCCCTACTCTGTGCCCACAGGTGGGAACAGGTGGTGGACCTGACATACTCACATCGCCTGGGATCGAGACCTCAGCCGGCAGAGGCATACGCAGAAGCTGTACAAAGGCtactgtgagtgagctggaatggggtggggaggaaggagcTCTGCGTCTGGGCCCAGTCTAATTAGGGGCTTGGGGTTGCTTAGCTATGTACCCCCGACATGGACCTACGAGTGCGACGAGGACCTGATCCACTTCTTGTATGACCACCTGGGCAAGGAGGATGAGAACCTGGGTAGCGTGAAGCAGTATGTGGAGAGCATAGACGTTTCCTCCTACACGGTGGGTGCTGGggctcctcccaccccaggcaaGATATAGTCACACCCCTCAAGGCTAGATCCAGAAAGAACCCCCACCTGCAGGCCAGGACCAAAACAGGGTACCCACAGGCCACACTCAGTTCAGCTCCCCATCTTGGACGTCTGTAGGACCCCTTACATACCCAGCGGCCCCCTATCCCATACCAGTTGCCTGTTAGCCCAACTTCACTATGCTTTCTCTCTGGTGCTCCTGGCCCAGAGCACAAGCCCAGTGCAGGGAGGGAGGGTAACTGCTGACTTCACGTCTCTGCCCCTCCCCAGGAGGAGTTCAACGTGTCCTGCCTGACAGACAGCAATGCCGATACCTACTGGGAGAGCGATGGGTCCCAGTGCCAACACTGGGTACGGCTTACTATGAAGAAGGGCACCATTGTCAAGTAAGTAGGCTCTGGGCAGGACAGGGTGGGTGGGCTATGTCCCTGTGGGTTCACAAAGACTCATATTCACACTCTGACCCTTCAGGAAGCTGCTACTCACAGTGGATACCACAGATGACAACTTTATGCCAAAGCGGGTGGTGGTCTATGGGGGCGAAGGGGACAACCTGAAGAAGCTGAGTGACGTGAGCATTGACGAGTGAGCACGCTGGCGTGGGGAGGGAAGTAGGGCATGTTCCAAGCCTAGCCCAGCTTGAAAGCCTAAGTTTGAGTGAGACTCCAGTAGTCTCTgaaggcctgaggcaggaggtatCTGAAGTGCTTCACACTCATCTCCTCAGGACCCTCATCGGGGATGTCTGTGTCCTGGAGGACATGACCGTCCACCTCCCGATCATCGAGATCCGCATCGTGGAGTGCCGAGGTGAGGTTTAAGGCTATAAGGAGGGAAAGAGAGCCCGGCGTGGAGATGGGGGCAAACAGACAGTGAGTGTGGAGAGAAGAGGATGGGCTTGGAGTTGGGGTGAAGGCGATGCTGAACTAACTCCAGGATTTGGAGCTTTGGGGCCTGAGCCAGCTGGGACATGCCAGGTATAGGCCTGCCTTAAAGCCATACAGGTGGTTGGGCTCACCTGGAAGAGGAACTGAGTTGGGACCCTCAGGCATCCCAGCATTCTAGTGGAAGACAGAGGAATCAGCAGGAATAGATCAATCAGAATCAGGTGATAGAAGGTGATCCCGAAGGTCTCGAGTTTCTAGGGGCTAACGGTGATACAAGGCTGAGCGTTCAAGGAGCCAGTCCCAGGTCTGAGGGCCAAGGAGGCAGCAGGTGCTGTAAATGACCTTACTCTGACCCCTTCCCCCAGATGATGGGATTGATGTTCGTCTCCGAGGGGTCAAGATCAAGTCGTCTAGACAGCGGGAACTAGGGTTGAATGCAGACCTGTTCCAGCCAACTAGTCTGGTGCGATATCCACGCCTAGAAGGCACCGACCCTGAAGTACTGTACCGCAGAGCTGTCCTCCTGCAGAGGTGGCTGTGGTCCTGGACCTATGggcccttcccttcccccaacaTTGAGCCTTGTGTGTCTGCATGGAGGAGGTTCCCAAGGTCTCATAGTATAAGCTGTTCAAGGGTCAGAGAAGCCACCAGGTCCTGCCTTTTCCTGTACCTTTATGTTGGGGAGTTGGGGGTGTTACATGTATGCTAAACTCTTTAGCTGCAGTCAATCTTTATCTACCCATGCCAGATTCATCAAGATCCTCGATAGTGTCCTGCACCACCTGGTACCTGCCTGGGACCACACACTGGGCACCTTCAGTGAGATTAAGGTGAGCTGACCCAGCCAGTGCTGGTCTTGGCGTTTCCCCTTCCTGCTCACGTAGTTGTTCATTCCTTAGCAGAGTTCCTAAAATCTACTCTAGGGCAAGACCTTTGCTGGGTCTGGGAACATAGGAAGAAAGCCAGAACAAATGGTCCAAATTTAGTGTTTGGGAGGCTGTTCCCCAGCCTCCTTGGTATTCCAGAGTGTGTGGAATACCCAAGGGCTATTGACAGCACAGGCAGGGCAGGTTGCGTGAAAGGTACATACAGGGAGTTACCAGCAGCTCAAGATGTCTTGAGAAAAGTGTGCCAGTAGGTGTGAGTATGACAGAGGGATGAGGGTGGAAGGATGTGGGCAGGAGGCAGGTCCTGGTTGCAGAGGGCCCTATGGGCCAGGC
This genomic window contains:
- the UROD gene encoding uroporphyrinogen decarboxylase isoform X4, which produces MLPSFSPTSLLYPRCFLPLQALGMEVTMVPGKGPSFPEPLREEQDLERLRDPEVVASELGYVFQAITLTRQRLAGRVPLIGFAGAPWTLMTYMVEGGGSSTMAQAKRWLYQRPQASHQLLRILTDALVPYLVGQVAAGAQALQLFESHAGHLGPQLFNKFALPYIRDVAKQVKARLREAGLAPVPMIIFAKDGHFALEELAQAGYEVVGLDWTVAPKKARECVGKTVTLQGNLDPCALYASEEEIGQLVKQMLDDFGPHRYIANLGHGLYPDMDPEHVGAFVDAVHKHSRLLRQN
- the UROD gene encoding uroporphyrinogen decarboxylase isoform X2; this encodes MRQAGRYLPEFRETRAAQDFFSTCRSPEACCELTLQPLRRFPLDAAIIFSDILVVPQALGMEVTMVPGKGPSFPEPLREEQDLERLRDPEVVASELGYVFQAITLTRQRLAGRVPLIGFAGAPWTLMTYMVEGGGSSTMAQAKRWLYQRPQASHQLLRILTDALVPYLVGQVAAGAQALQLFESHAGHLGPQLFNKFALPYIRDVAKQVKARLREAGLAPVPMIIFAKDGHFALEELAQAGYEVVGLDWTVAPKKARECVGKTVTLQGNLDPCALYASEEEIGQLVKQMLDDFGPHRYIANLGHGLYPDMDPEHVGAFVDAVHKHSRLLRQN
- the UROD gene encoding uroporphyrinogen decarboxylase isoform X1; this translates as MEANGLGPQGFPELKNDTFLRAAWGEETDYTPVWCMRQAGRYLPEFRETRAAQDFFSTCRSPEACCELTLQPLRRFPLDAAIIFSDILVVPQALGMEVTMVPGKGPSFPEPLREEQDLERLRDPEVVASELGYVFQAITLTRQRLAGRVPLIGFAGAPWTLMTYMVEGGGSSTMAQAKRWLYQRPQASHQLLRILTDALVPYLVGQVAAGAQALQLFESHAGHLGPQLFNKFALPYIRDVAKQVKARLREAGLAPVPMIIFAKDGHFALEELAQAGYEVVGLDWTVAPKKARECVGKTVTLQGNLDPCALYASEEEIGQLVKQMLDDFGPHRYIANLGHGLYPDMDPEHVGAFVDAVHKHSRLLRQN
- the UROD gene encoding uroporphyrinogen decarboxylase isoform X3, which gives rise to MEANGLGPQGFPELKNDTFLRAAWGEETDYTPVWCMRQAGRYLPEFRETRAAQDFFSTCRSPEACCELTLQPLRRFPLDAAIIFSDILVVPQALGMEVTMVPGKGPSFPEPLREEQDLERLRDPEVVASELGYVFQAITLTRQRLAGRVPLIGFAGAPWTLMTYMVEGGGSSTMAQAKRWLYQRPQASHQLLRILTDALVPYLVGQVAAGAQIIFAKDGHFALEELAQAGYEVVGLDWTVAPKKARECVGKTVTLQGNLDPCALYASEEEIGQLVKQMLDDFGPHRYIANLGHGLYPDMDPEHVGAFVDAVHKHSRLLRQN